A stretch of Microscilla marina ATCC 23134 DNA encodes these proteins:
- a CDS encoding esterase/lipase family protein, translated as MTDFLKPPIVSINVSVYGNQAGYDALQKAMLTHQSAHFELVRSDKNEGYAIQIAHPHIQYFSKVSVLDKAGNLLTPKAGTYHLVADQQSMYLLDENNRVVQGIKSYYDSNQVQGLLKILDNISKWEQVRGLKNTPTQLAPDQIDFAYYDAQGNILEGEEIITHFRKVDGEWQGTEFDLRVSNHTDQGLYFSLIYLDENYEVALLTSQYFEANTHHATILETQKTWLESYNEEENKIAYHEGLDEYFSNESTMTFKLLVSTQRLDGSVLEQAPIDIGYVHSGNANSLKNTDQTFTLFEQESNWFTKTITIHTIRQRAKLGTGEVKLVDNDKLIIKGNSYLSADLKLSTPNPGSRSASYMDVLPVILEKQTGTIVDFGGSPRGNHILEFNNIQGNEALANHPLKIMLRESIDEDELLLPLTYDGAQLLTVGEVDTDAEGHTLITINALPEQEEDHRSLGKSLKLAFFKIALKRHPDKLYQLAWVEYLNAPTKNGRTQIKRHKDNDDITEKVKSANKVLLLIHGIIGDTEEMAIGVKDMIADKGYDLVLSFDYENLNSSIRDDISWSLKDQLDRVGFKKEDGKELHVLAQGMGCLVARWMVEQRKGHELVDRMILVGPPNQGSVLGNIETARKFATIALGLTLNILSPLAAWAGGLLKTIKNIMKQSKQLTTTLAEMQEGSSFIRDLNNSDDSGIPYLVLAGDVRNYEPTEGSNFSKFKEQMYKSVGTFVNAGEANDMIVDFTSMKSLGKNTQVEVTQVACHHLNYFEEEVSLKAIQEML; from the coding sequence ATGACTGATTTCCTTAAACCTCCAATAGTATCTATCAATGTATCGGTGTATGGCAACCAAGCAGGATATGATGCGCTCCAAAAAGCAATGTTAACCCATCAATCTGCGCATTTCGAATTAGTAAGAAGCGATAAAAATGAAGGGTATGCTATACAGATAGCCCATCCTCACATTCAATATTTCTCGAAAGTGTCGGTGCTAGATAAAGCGGGTAATCTACTTACTCCCAAAGCAGGGACGTATCATTTGGTAGCAGACCAACAGTCTATGTATTTGTTAGACGAAAATAACCGGGTAGTTCAAGGTATAAAATCTTACTATGACTCAAACCAAGTACAAGGTTTGCTGAAAATTCTGGACAACATTAGTAAATGGGAACAAGTCAGAGGGTTAAAAAATACCCCCACTCAATTAGCCCCCGATCAAATAGATTTTGCTTACTACGATGCCCAAGGAAATATTCTGGAAGGAGAAGAAATTATTACCCATTTTAGAAAAGTAGATGGTGAATGGCAAGGCACTGAGTTTGACCTTAGGGTGAGCAATCATACTGACCAAGGCTTGTACTTTTCTCTTATTTACCTCGACGAAAACTATGAGGTGGCGCTGCTTACCAGTCAATACTTTGAAGCCAACACTCACCACGCCACTATTCTGGAAACTCAAAAAACCTGGCTGGAAAGCTACAATGAAGAAGAAAATAAAATCGCATATCACGAAGGTTTAGATGAATACTTTTCTAATGAGAGTACAATGACTTTTAAGTTATTGGTAAGTACCCAGCGTTTAGATGGGTCTGTGCTAGAACAAGCGCCAATTGATATAGGGTATGTACACTCAGGCAATGCCAACAGCTTGAAAAACACTGACCAAACGTTTACTCTATTTGAGCAGGAAAGTAACTGGTTTACCAAAACCATTACCATACATACTATACGCCAACGCGCCAAACTAGGAACAGGCGAGGTTAAACTTGTTGATAATGACAAACTAATCATCAAGGGGAATAGTTACTTATCGGCTGACCTGAAATTAAGCACACCCAACCCCGGCAGTCGCAGTGCCAGTTATATGGATGTATTGCCTGTAATACTGGAAAAACAAACGGGCACTATCGTAGACTTTGGCGGGTCGCCAAGGGGCAATCATATACTAGAGTTTAATAACATTCAGGGCAACGAAGCACTTGCCAACCACCCCTTGAAAATAATGCTTCGTGAAAGCATTGACGAAGATGAGTTGTTATTGCCGTTGACTTATGACGGAGCACAGTTGCTGACAGTAGGCGAAGTTGACACTGATGCAGAGGGGCACACTTTAATTACCATCAATGCCCTTCCAGAACAAGAAGAAGATCATCGTAGTTTGGGGAAGTCACTCAAGCTTGCCTTTTTTAAAATTGCGTTAAAACGCCACCCTGATAAGCTTTACCAACTTGCCTGGGTAGAATACCTGAATGCCCCCACTAAGAATGGGCGAACGCAAATTAAACGACATAAAGATAATGATGATATTACCGAAAAGGTAAAGTCAGCCAATAAAGTATTGCTCCTCATTCATGGCATCATTGGAGATACCGAAGAAATGGCGATTGGTGTAAAAGATATGATTGCTGACAAAGGGTATGACCTGGTACTGAGCTTTGACTATGAAAACCTGAATTCGTCTATTCGTGATGATATTTCGTGGTCGTTGAAAGATCAACTTGACCGGGTAGGCTTTAAAAAAGAGGATGGCAAAGAGTTGCACGTTTTGGCGCAAGGAATGGGGTGTTTGGTAGCTCGTTGGATGGTAGAACAACGCAAAGGGCATGAGTTGGTAGACCGAATGATTTTGGTGGGGCCTCCCAACCAAGGTTCGGTATTGGGCAATATAGAAACCGCACGTAAATTTGCTACTATAGCACTGGGGCTTACCCTCAACATACTATCACCATTGGCAGCCTGGGCAGGAGGCTTACTTAAAACGATTAAAAACATAATGAAACAAAGCAAACAGCTCACTACTACCCTTGCCGAAATGCAAGAGGGCTCCTCTTTTATCCGAGATTTGAACAATAGCGATGACAGTGGTATTCCCTACTTGGTTTTAGCGGGCGATGTACGCAACTATGAACCCACCGAGGGTAGCAACTTCTCTAAGTTTAAAGAACAGATGTATAAAAGTGTAGGTACTTTTGTCAATGCAGGCGAGGCAAACGATATGATTGTAGATTTTACCTCTATGAAAAGTCTAGGTAAAAACACCCAAGTAGAAGTAACTCAAGTGGCTTGTCACCATCTCAATTATTTTGAAGAAGAAGTCAGTTTGAAAGCAATTCAAGAAATGCTTTAA
- a CDS encoding polyprenyl synthetase family protein produces the protein MDIKTLQTDIHTALAGLQYGEHPVELYEPIRYIMSLGGKRMRPLLVLLGYSLFDDNHQKAMNAALSVEVFHNFTLVHDDIMDEAPLRRGKPTIHQKWNTNTGILSGDVMLVQAYELLLDIDSAHLKRVIGKFNRCAAEVCEGQQLDMNFEHIDAVPEADYLNMIRLKTAVLLGYSLELGGIVANANKVAADLLNGFGVNIGVGFQLMDDLLDVYADAAKFGKQVGGDIIANKKTFLLINALKLAEGKTKQALERWLSLTEFDKAEKVQAVTEIYNHLGIKALTEAKMNEYFDMGLQQLDAIEANETAKAALRAFTVQLMNRDR, from the coding sequence ATGGATATAAAGACGTTACAAACTGATATTCACACTGCTTTGGCTGGCTTACAATACGGCGAGCACCCCGTAGAACTCTATGAACCAATTCGTTATATTATGAGTTTGGGTGGCAAGCGTATGCGCCCTTTGTTGGTATTGTTAGGGTACTCTTTGTTTGATGACAACCACCAAAAAGCAATGAATGCTGCTTTGTCGGTAGAGGTGTTTCATAACTTTACATTGGTGCACGACGACATCATGGATGAGGCCCCTTTACGCAGAGGCAAGCCTACCATCCACCAAAAGTGGAACACAAACACAGGCATACTATCAGGCGATGTAATGTTGGTGCAGGCGTATGAGCTATTGCTTGACATAGACAGTGCCCATTTAAAACGAGTCATAGGCAAGTTTAACCGATGTGCTGCTGAAGTGTGCGAAGGGCAACAGTTAGACATGAACTTCGAGCATATTGATGCAGTGCCTGAAGCTGATTATTTGAATATGATCAGGCTCAAAACAGCCGTATTGTTAGGCTATAGCCTGGAACTGGGTGGTATTGTAGCCAATGCCAACAAAGTAGCTGCTGATTTGCTCAATGGGTTTGGGGTAAACATTGGAGTGGGGTTTCAGTTAATGGATGACTTGCTGGATGTCTATGCCGATGCAGCTAAGTTTGGCAAACAGGTGGGGGGCGATATTATTGCCAATAAAAAAACTTTTTTGCTAATTAATGCCCTCAAACTCGCTGAAGGCAAAACCAAACAAGCGCTGGAACGCTGGCTAAGTTTGACTGAGTTTGACAAAGCTGAAAAGGTGCAAGCGGTGACCGAAATTTATAACCATTTAGGGATCAAAGCACTGACCGAAGCTAAAATGAACGAGTATTTCGACATGGGTTTACAGCAGTTAGATGCTATTGAGGCAAACGAGACCGCCAAAGCTGCTTTACGTGCTTTTACGGTACAATTGATGAACCGTGATAGGTAA
- a CDS encoding leucine-rich repeat domain-containing protein: MNELDSLRKLPDPTKTSPDKVLYFVYKSPETIAQIPKYTNLRYLYGIRALVKDNEFCGLKNLNGLGLYTGRSYPCLKDFYHIQALDLWGLDPYLPEYLFNFKNLLHLTLSFHRIRYISSRIKELKKLEFLSLGLGRVRYFPKNICELSNLYSLDIVGNRSIKLPLSFIKLKELTITLDLSNDENIQILSQMKQLEKLTVYMKRLGKHPKTVKELSFIKKIQLNVWYKKIDRNVNIFIAPPY, translated from the coding sequence ATGAATGAGTTAGATAGTTTGAGGAAACTACCTGACCCTACTAAAACTTCACCTGACAAAGTACTATATTTTGTTTATAAGAGCCCCGAAACTATTGCACAAATACCCAAATATACCAATTTACGCTATCTCTATGGTATTAGGGCACTTGTCAAAGATAATGAGTTTTGTGGTTTAAAAAACTTGAACGGATTAGGTCTTTACACAGGAAGATCTTATCCTTGTTTAAAAGATTTTTACCATATTCAGGCTCTTGACCTTTGGGGACTTGACCCCTATTTACCTGAGTATTTGTTTAATTTTAAAAATCTGCTGCATTTAACTCTGTCTTTTCATCGAATAAGATACATTTCCAGTAGGATTAAGGAACTAAAAAAACTTGAATTCCTATCGTTAGGCTTAGGTAGAGTTCGTTATTTTCCTAAAAACATCTGTGAACTATCTAACCTATACTCATTAGACATCGTTGGCAATCGCTCTATTAAATTACCCCTGTCCTTTATTAAATTAAAAGAGCTTACTATAACTCTAGACTTATCAAATGATGAGAACATACAGATTTTATCTCAAATGAAGCAACTCGAAAAACTTACTGTATATATGAAAAGGTTAGGAAAACACCCTAAAACAGTAAAAGAACTGTCTTTCATCAAAAAAATACAATTAAATGTATGGTATAAAAAAATAGATAGAAATGTAAATATTTTTATTGCCCCTCCTTATTAG